In one window of Mesorhizobium sp. B2-1-1 DNA:
- a CDS encoding PAS domain-containing hybrid sensor histidine kinase/response regulator, with the protein MQGLFIVVIAIAYVTLLFAIASLGDRRSASSGPGRARPFIYALSLAIYCTSWTFFGSVGLSSERGLEFLGIYTGPVLVFVFGFPLLNRLVRLAKTEKITSIADFLGARYGKSFTVAAIATLIATIGAVPYIALQLKAISGSVSLMVEHYTGSPPSFDPFVSDISLVVAMLLALFAVLFGTRHADATEHQDGLVLAVAVETVVKLAAFLAIGLMVTFLIFGGPGDMFGKLAENGQVRQAMGYSTSLATWLVLTCLSGFAIILLPRQFYVTIVENRSEAELRTATWVFPLYLVAINLFVLPIAFAGLSLVGTKTSSDLYVLSLPLFGGHDFLAMAAFIGGLSAATAMVIVESVALSIMISNDLIIPLFVRRLLRTTSSENEDWSTLILNVRRASIFIMLFIAFLYYRESTDSARLSSIGLMSFAAIAQFAPALIGGLIWRGANGRGAALGMVAGILIWGYTLLLPSLVAPETGILVHGLFGFEALRPQALFGTVAEPLNHGVLWSLSINALFFVLGSLSRAAVPLERIQASIFVPREAGPMPSLRRFRTAVTVNDLKDTIARYLGVQRTERSFQSFEKTTNVILHGNEQASMDVIRFSEQLLASAVGSSSARLILSLLFRRHDRESRDAFRLLDDATEALQHNRDLLQIALDQMEQGITVFDRDFRLICWNRQYRELFDLPDDMGQVGVSLDQILRHLAERGDIPTDQRVTMLNRLTSFVSPWQMELKTSGRILELRSNPMPDGGIVATYADISGRVEQDLALKRANESLEQRVKTRTIELTRVNEELTRVNEELAQAQMLAEEANLGKTRFLAAAGHDILQPLNAARLYCSSLIEKAGKGPAGKAAVNIDSSLESVETILGAVLDISRLDAGAMKPDDTAFNLDALLRQIGNDFRPLAAEKQLKLTIMPSSLTVMTDRNLLRRLIQNLVSNAIKYTRHGRILVGVRRRGELAEIQVIDTGIGIAGDKLNTVFREFTRLDEGAREAEGLGLGLSIVDRIARVLRLEIRIFSNPGKGTRFSVILPVAAVQEPKREVETRAPARAAASLAGLSVLCIDNDARILEGMRLLLEGWGCAVETVSGTTNRDIAIRRPDIVLADYHLDGETGLDAIVGLRAIHGDDLPAVLVTADRSNEVRTAAAGLDVPVINKPLKPAVLRSMMARVRPLAPAAE; encoded by the coding sequence GTGCAGGGCTTGTTCATCGTTGTCATCGCGATCGCTTATGTGACGCTTCTGTTCGCCATCGCCAGCCTTGGCGACCGCCGCTCGGCCAGCTCCGGGCCCGGTCGCGCACGTCCGTTCATCTACGCGCTCAGCCTGGCCATCTATTGCACCTCCTGGACGTTTTTCGGTTCTGTCGGCCTGTCTTCCGAGCGCGGCCTGGAGTTCCTAGGCATCTATACCGGCCCGGTGCTGGTGTTCGTGTTCGGTTTTCCCTTGCTCAACCGTCTCGTGCGGCTGGCCAAGACCGAGAAGATCACCTCGATCGCCGACTTCCTCGGCGCGCGCTATGGCAAGAGCTTCACCGTGGCCGCCATCGCCACGCTGATCGCGACCATCGGCGCGGTGCCCTATATCGCGCTGCAGCTGAAGGCGATCTCCGGTTCCGTCAGCCTGATGGTCGAGCATTACACCGGCTCGCCGCCCTCGTTCGACCCCTTCGTCAGCGACATCTCGCTGGTCGTCGCCATGCTCCTGGCGCTGTTCGCGGTGCTGTTCGGCACGCGCCACGCCGACGCCACCGAGCACCAGGACGGGCTGGTGCTGGCGGTGGCGGTCGAAACCGTGGTCAAGCTTGCCGCCTTCCTGGCGATCGGCCTGATGGTCACTTTCCTGATCTTCGGCGGGCCCGGCGACATGTTCGGCAAGCTGGCCGAAAACGGCCAGGTGCGGCAGGCGATGGGCTATTCGACGTCGCTCGCCACCTGGCTGGTGCTGACCTGCCTGAGTGGCTTCGCCATCATCCTTCTGCCCCGGCAGTTCTACGTCACCATCGTCGAGAACCGCAGCGAGGCGGAACTGCGCACCGCGACATGGGTGTTTCCGCTCTATCTGGTGGCGATCAACCTGTTCGTGCTGCCGATCGCCTTCGCCGGACTGTCGCTGGTCGGCACGAAGACGAGCAGCGACCTATATGTGCTGTCGCTGCCCTTGTTCGGCGGTCACGATTTCCTGGCCATGGCTGCCTTCATCGGCGGCCTGTCGGCGGCCACCGCCATGGTCATCGTCGAGAGCGTGGCGCTGTCGATCATGATCTCCAACGACCTCATCATCCCGCTGTTCGTGCGGCGGCTGCTGAGGACGACGTCTTCCGAAAACGAGGACTGGTCGACGCTCATCCTCAACGTGCGGCGGGCATCGATCTTCATCATGCTTTTCATCGCCTTCCTCTACTATCGCGAGAGCACCGACAGCGCGCGGCTGTCGTCGATCGGCCTGATGTCGTTCGCGGCGATCGCGCAATTCGCGCCGGCGCTGATCGGCGGGCTGATCTGGCGCGGCGCCAATGGCAGGGGCGCGGCCCTCGGCATGGTCGCCGGCATCCTGATCTGGGGCTACACGCTGCTGTTGCCATCGCTCGTCGCGCCCGAAACCGGCATATTGGTGCATGGCCTGTTCGGCTTCGAAGCGCTGCGGCCGCAGGCGCTGTTCGGAACCGTTGCGGAGCCGTTGAACCACGGCGTGCTGTGGAGCCTGTCGATCAACGCACTGTTTTTCGTACTGGGCTCGCTGTCACGCGCCGCGGTGCCGCTGGAGCGCATCCAGGCGTCGATCTTCGTGCCGCGCGAAGCCGGGCCGATGCCCAGCCTGCGCCGTTTCCGTACCGCCGTCACCGTCAACGACCTGAAGGACACCATCGCGCGCTATCTCGGCGTCCAGCGCACCGAGCGGTCGTTCCAGTCCTTCGAAAAGACCACCAACGTCATCCTGCATGGCAATGAGCAGGCCAGCATGGACGTCATCCGCTTTTCCGAGCAGCTTTTGGCCAGCGCCGTCGGCTCTTCGTCGGCGCGGCTGATTCTGTCGCTGCTGTTTCGCCGCCACGACCGCGAATCCAGGGATGCCTTCCGGCTGCTCGACGACGCCACGGAAGCATTGCAACACAATCGCGACCTGTTGCAGATCGCGCTCGACCAGATGGAACAGGGCATCACCGTCTTCGACCGGGATTTCAGGCTGATCTGCTGGAACCGCCAGTACCGGGAGCTGTTCGACCTGCCCGACGACATGGGCCAGGTCGGCGTCTCGCTCGACCAGATCCTGCGCCATCTGGCGGAGCGCGGCGATATCCCGACCGACCAGCGGGTGACGATGCTCAACCGGCTGACCAGCTTCGTCAGCCCCTGGCAGATGGAACTGAAGACCAGCGGCCGGATCCTGGAGCTGCGCTCCAACCCGATGCCGGACGGCGGCATCGTCGCCACCTATGCCGACATTTCCGGCCGCGTCGAGCAGGACCTGGCGCTGAAGCGGGCGAACGAGTCGCTGGAACAGCGGGTGAAGACCCGCACCATCGAACTGACCAGGGTCAACGAGGAGTTGACCCGGGTCAACGAGGAACTGGCGCAGGCGCAGATGCTTGCCGAGGAGGCCAATCTGGGCAAGACGCGCTTCCTCGCCGCGGCCGGCCACGACATCCTTCAACCGCTCAACGCCGCCAGGCTCTACTGCTCGTCGTTGATCGAAAAGGCCGGCAAGGGCCCGGCCGGCAAGGCCGCGGTCAACATCGACTCCTCGCTGGAATCGGTCGAGACCATTCTGGGCGCCGTGCTCGACATTTCCCGCCTCGATGCCGGTGCCATGAAACCGGACGACACGGCCTTCAACCTAGACGCATTGCTGCGCCAGATCGGCAATGATTTCCGGCCGCTTGCCGCGGAAAAGCAACTCAAGCTGACGATCATGCCCTCGTCGCTGACAGTGATGACGGATCGCAACCTGTTGCGCCGCCTGATCCAGAACCTCGTTTCCAACGCCATCAAATACACACGTCACGGCCGCATCCTGGTTGGCGTGCGGCGGCGCGGCGAACTGGCGGAAATCCAGGTGATCGACACTGGCATCGGCATTGCCGGCGACAAGCTGAACACGGTGTTTCGCGAATTCACCCGGCTGGACGAAGGCGCGCGCGAGGCCGAAGGCCTCGGCCTCGGCCTTTCGATCGTCGATCGCATCGCGCGGGTGCTGAGGCTTGAAATCCGTATTTTCTCCAATCCGGGCAAGGGCACGCGCTTTTCCGTCATCCTGCCGGTGGCGGCCGTGCAGGAACCGAAACGCGAGGTCGAAACCAGGGCGCCGGCCCGCGCGGCGGCTTCGCTGGCCGGACTGAGCGTGCTGTGTATCGACAACGACGCCCGCATCCTGGAAGGCATGCGGCTGCTGCTCGAAGGCTGGGGCTGCGCCGTCGAGACCGTGTCCGGCACAACGAACCGGGATATCGCGATCCGCCGCCCGGACATTGTCCTTGCCGACTATCATCTCGATGGCGAAACCGGCCTCGACGCCATCGTCGGGCTGCGAGCGATCCACGGCGACGACCTGCCCGCCGTGCTGGTCACCGCCGACCGTTCCAACGAGGTACGCACGGCGGCGGCCGGGCTCGACGTCCCGGTGATCAACAAGCCGCTCAAACCGGCCGTGCTGCGCTCGATGATGGCCAGGGTCAGGCCGCTGGCGCCGGCGGCGGAGTAA
- a CDS encoding DUF6460 domain-containing protein produces MSALTRFLGDTPLRVLLKLLVVSFLVGLVMTAFGWSPMDVLYGIRKFFLDLWNLGFHAIDRFLGYILLGAAIVVPAFILLRIANYRK; encoded by the coding sequence TTGTCCGCATTGACGCGCTTTCTCGGCGACACCCCGCTCAGGGTACTCCTGAAGTTGCTGGTGGTGTCGTTCCTCGTCGGCCTCGTCATGACCGCCTTCGGCTGGTCGCCGATGGACGTGCTCTATGGCATCCGCAAATTCTTCCTGGATCTCTGGAATCTGGGCTTCCATGCCATCGACCGCTTCCTGGGTTATATTCTGCTGGGTGCGGCGATCGTGGTTCCGGCGTTCATCCTGCTCAGAATCGCCAACTACAGGAAATAG
- the mscL gene encoding large conductance mechanosensitive channel protein MscL produces MLKEFQEFISKGNVMDLAVGVIIGAAFGRIVDSLVNDIIMPIVGAIFGGLDFNNYFFGLSSNVHSGTLAEAKKEGAVFAYGSFITVVLNFLILAFIIFLMVKAVNNLRRRLEAEKPAPAAAPPPADVQLLTEIRDLLARR; encoded by the coding sequence ATGCTGAAAGAATTCCAGGAATTCATTTCCAAGGGCAATGTGATGGACCTGGCCGTCGGCGTCATCATCGGCGCTGCTTTCGGCAGGATCGTCGATTCCCTTGTCAACGACATCATCATGCCGATCGTGGGCGCGATTTTCGGCGGGTTGGACTTCAACAACTACTTCTTCGGACTGTCCTCGAACGTCCACTCGGGCACGCTGGCGGAGGCAAAGAAAGAGGGCGCCGTCTTCGCCTATGGCAGCTTCATCACGGTCGTGCTGAACTTTCTCATCCTCGCATTCATCATCTTCTTGATGGTCAAGGCGGTGAACAACCTGCGCAGGCGCCTGGAGGCCGAAAAGCCCGCGCCTGCCGCCGCGCCGCCGCCTGCCGATGTGCAGCTTCTGACCGAAATCCGCGATCTGCTTGCCAGGAGATAG
- a CDS encoding response regulator transcription factor, whose amino-acid sequence MPSGYSFVIADDHPLFRGALREALAGIGNVTAIHEAGDFESAKALVVANEEVDLVLLDLSMPGASGLSGLISLRGIHPAAPLVVVSAHDDPATIRRALDLGASGFISKSASMEEIRDAVRSVLAGDIAAPAGIDLGVERDPEISDLIKRLQALTPQQTRVLGMLAEGLLNKQIAYELGVSEATIKAHVSAILQKLGVDSRTQAVILLSKIGSDPLQPVS is encoded by the coding sequence TTGCCATCAGGCTATTCTTTCGTCATCGCCGACGATCACCCGCTGTTTCGCGGTGCGTTGCGCGAAGCGCTTGCCGGCATCGGCAATGTCACCGCTATTCACGAAGCCGGCGATTTCGAAAGCGCCAAGGCGCTGGTCGTGGCCAACGAGGAGGTCGATCTGGTGCTGCTCGACCTGTCGATGCCGGGCGCGAGCGGCCTTTCCGGCCTGATCTCGTTGCGCGGCATCCATCCGGCGGCGCCGCTGGTGGTGGTCTCCGCCCATGACGACCCGGCGACCATCCGGCGCGCGCTCGACCTCGGCGCGTCCGGTTTCATCTCCAAATCGGCCAGCATGGAGGAAATCCGCGACGCCGTGCGATCGGTCCTTGCGGGCGATATCGCGGCACCGGCCGGCATCGATCTCGGTGTCGAGCGCGATCCCGAAATATCGGACCTGATCAAGCGCTTGCAGGCGCTCACGCCGCAGCAAACCCGCGTGCTCGGCATGCTGGCGGAAGGCCTTCTCAACAAGCAGATCGCCTATGAGCTCGGCGTCTCAGAGGCGACGATCAAGGCGCATGTCTCGGCGATATTGCAGAAGCTCGGCGTCGACAGCCGCACCCAGGCGGTGATCCTGCTGTCCAAGATCGGCAGCGATCCGCTGCAGCCGGTGAGCTGA
- a CDS encoding quinone-dependent dihydroorotate dehydrogenase, with translation MSVLDRIGQKLLFTFDPETAHGLSIAALRCGLPVGARTARDARLKVSLCGLDFPNPLGMAAGYDKNAEVPDALLGLGFGFAEVGTVTPLPQPGNPKPRIFRLPADEAVINRLGFNNEGHAAAEKRLVGREERSGIVGVNIGANKDSADRVNDYERGVIRFAPYASYLTVNISSPNTPGLRTMQAREQLGELLSRVMAARAAAARQPPVFLKIAPDLVEAELEDIAAEVTHNAIDGIIVSNTTISRPALRSSGAASETGGLSGRPLFERSTIVLARMRRLLGPDMAIIGVGGVNSAETALEKIRAGADLVQLYTGMIYAGPALPGRIVAGMARFAETERLNSISDLRDRHLDQWASRPLN, from the coding sequence ATGAGCGTGCTCGACCGGATTGGCCAGAAGCTGCTCTTCACGTTCGACCCGGAAACCGCGCATGGCCTGTCGATCGCGGCGCTGCGCTGCGGCCTGCCGGTCGGCGCACGGACGGCGCGCGACGCACGGCTGAAGGTCAGCCTCTGCGGCCTCGATTTTCCCAATCCGCTCGGCATGGCTGCCGGTTATGACAAGAATGCGGAGGTGCCCGATGCGCTTCTCGGCCTCGGCTTCGGCTTTGCCGAGGTCGGCACGGTGACGCCGCTGCCGCAGCCTGGCAATCCGAAGCCGCGCATCTTCCGGTTGCCGGCGGATGAAGCGGTGATCAACCGGCTCGGCTTCAACAATGAAGGCCATGCGGCCGCCGAGAAACGCCTGGTCGGCCGCGAGGAGCGCTCCGGCATCGTCGGCGTCAACATCGGCGCCAACAAGGACAGCGCCGACCGCGTCAACGACTATGAGCGCGGTGTCATCCGCTTCGCGCCTTACGCCAGCTATCTCACCGTCAATATTTCCTCGCCCAATACGCCCGGCCTGCGCACCATGCAGGCGCGCGAACAGCTTGGCGAGCTCCTGTCGCGCGTCATGGCCGCGCGCGCGGCGGCGGCAAGGCAGCCGCCGGTGTTTCTCAAGATTGCGCCGGACCTGGTCGAAGCCGAGCTGGAAGACATCGCCGCCGAGGTCACCCACAACGCCATAGACGGCATCATCGTGTCCAACACCACCATTTCTCGCCCGGCGCTACGCTCCAGCGGCGCGGCAAGCGAGACCGGCGGGCTTTCCGGCCGGCCGCTATTCGAGCGCTCGACCATCGTGCTGGCCCGTATGCGCAGGCTGCTGGGGCCGGACATGGCCATCATCGGCGTGGGTGGGGTCAACTCCGCCGAGACGGCGCTCGAGAAGATCCGCGCAGGCGCGGATCTCGTCCAGCTTTACACCGGCATGATCTATGCCGGGCCGGCGCTGCCGGGACGCATCGTCGCCGGCATGGCGCGTTTCGCCGAGACGGAACGGCTCAACTCCATCAGCGATTTGCGCGACCGCCATCTCGACCAATGGGCTTCAAGGCCGCTCAACTGA
- a CDS encoding glycosyltransferase family 2 protein encodes MEAEKIGARRAVMLSVVVPCYNERDGVAELHRRVTAACLAQNPSYEIVLVIDGATDGTREAVFELAQKDDHVVAIDLARNYGHQIALSAGLEFCRGQRILILDADLQDPPELLGAMMAKMDEGFDVVYGQRAKRDGEGWFKLASASMFYRLLRRMVDVEIAPDTGDFRLMSRRALDHLNAMPERYRFIRGMVSWIGLRQAAFSYERQRRFAGATHYPLKKMVLLAVDAMTSFSIAPLRFASLLGMLSGVLGMVVLGYTLLEWSLGNVLPGWTSLAAIMLILGSVQLLVLGIFGEYLGRMYMETKRRPLYFVNEIVSRSDVAVENQDLPVHRLQEMVKRAARG; translated from the coding sequence ATGGAAGCGGAAAAAATCGGCGCGCGCCGCGCGGTCATGCTTTCGGTTGTCGTGCCGTGCTATAACGAGCGGGACGGCGTGGCTGAGCTTCACCGACGCGTCACCGCCGCTTGCCTGGCGCAAAACCCTTCCTACGAGATCGTGCTCGTCATCGACGGGGCGACCGACGGCACCCGCGAGGCCGTTTTCGAACTGGCGCAAAAGGACGACCATGTCGTCGCCATCGACCTTGCCCGCAACTATGGCCACCAGATCGCGCTGAGCGCGGGGCTGGAGTTCTGCCGGGGCCAGCGCATCCTCATTCTCGATGCCGATCTCCAGGATCCGCCTGAACTGCTCGGCGCGATGATGGCCAAGATGGATGAAGGCTTCGATGTCGTTTACGGTCAAAGGGCCAAGCGTGATGGCGAAGGCTGGTTCAAGCTGGCTTCCGCGTCGATGTTCTACCGGCTGCTGCGCCGGATGGTCGACGTCGAGATCGCGCCGGACACCGGTGATTTCAGGCTGATGAGCCGCCGCGCCCTCGACCATCTGAACGCCATGCCGGAGCGCTACAGGTTCATTCGCGGCATGGTGAGCTGGATTGGGCTGAGACAGGCCGCCTTCTCCTATGAGCGGCAACGGCGTTTCGCCGGCGCCACCCACTATCCGCTCAAGAAGATGGTCCTCCTGGCTGTCGATGCGATGACCAGCTTTTCCATCGCGCCGTTGCGGTTTGCCTCGCTTCTGGGAATGCTTTCCGGCGTGCTGGGGATGGTCGTGCTCGGTTATACGCTGCTCGAATGGTCGCTGGGAAACGTCCTGCCGGGCTGGACCAGCCTTGCCGCGATCATGCTGATCCTGGGCAGTGTTCAGCTTCTGGTGCTCGGCATATTCGGCGAATATCTCGGCCGGATGTACATGGAGACGAAGCGGCGGCCGCTCTATTTCGTCAACGAGATCGTTTCGCGAAGCGATGTGGCCGTCGAAAACCAGGACCTGCCTGTCCACCGCCTCCAGGAAATGGTGAAGAGAGCCGCGCGTGGCTAA
- a CDS encoding histone deacetylase, giving the protein MSLQIVHHPDYDAGFAVNHRFPMSKYPLLMEALRARGLAVQGALSMPEAAPAPWLKRAHAADYVDQVISCSVPEKIEREIGFPVGPRVSLRAQLATGGTVLAARLALRHGIACNTAGGSHHARRAQGAGFCTFNDVAVASLVLLAEGAARNILVVDLDVHQGDGTADILAGDQRVFTFSMHGERNYPARKIASDLDVALPDGTGDAAYLERLAAILPELSAHARWDIVFYNAGVDVHAEDRLGRLALSNDGLRARDAMVIGHFRSRGIALCGVIGGGYSTDVAALAARHAILFEAAADYA; this is encoded by the coding sequence ATGTCCCTCCAGATCGTCCATCATCCCGACTACGACGCCGGCTTCGCCGTCAACCATCGCTTTCCGATGAGCAAATATCCGCTGCTGATGGAAGCCTTGCGCGCACGCGGACTGGCCGTGCAGGGGGCGCTCAGCATGCCGGAAGCGGCACCCGCACCATGGCTGAAGCGTGCCCATGCGGCTGATTATGTCGACCAGGTCATCAGCTGTTCGGTGCCGGAAAAGATCGAACGCGAGATCGGCTTTCCGGTCGGCCCGCGCGTCTCGCTGCGCGCCCAACTCGCCACCGGCGGCACAGTACTGGCGGCCCGGCTGGCCTTGCGCCACGGCATTGCCTGCAACACCGCCGGCGGCAGCCATCATGCGCGCCGCGCGCAGGGCGCGGGCTTCTGCACCTTCAACGACGTCGCCGTCGCTTCGCTGGTGCTGCTTGCCGAAGGCGCGGCGCGGAACATACTCGTGGTCGATCTGGATGTGCATCAGGGCGACGGCACGGCGGATATCCTGGCTGGCGATCAGCGCGTGTTCACCTTCTCCATGCATGGCGAGCGCAACTACCCCGCGCGCAAGATCGCCTCCGACCTCGATGTCGCACTGCCCGACGGCACGGGCGATGCCGCCTATCTCGAAAGGCTGGCCGCCATCTTGCCGGAACTGTCCGCCCATGCGCGCTGGGACATCGTTTTCTACAATGCCGGCGTCGACGTCCATGCCGAGGACCGGCTCGGCAGGCTGGCGCTTTCAAACGACGGGCTTCGCGCCCGCGACGCCATGGTGATCGGTCACTTCCGCTCGCGCGGCATCGCGCTATGCGGCGTCATCGGCGGCGGCTATTCGACCGACGTGGCCGCGCTCGCGGCGCGCCATGCCATTCTGTTCGAGGCGGCGGCGGACTACGCCTGA
- a CDS encoding MATE family efflux transporter produces the protein MEKGAIPADAGSPIVPGSFVVTNRTVLVIAVPMTLAYLTTPLLGMVDTAVVGQLGDAALLGGLAAGALVFDVVFTTFNFLRSGTTGLVAQAFGRNDALEEQAVFWRAVLIAVVAGVVLAALSPLIAAGGRWFMDAGPRVSEAMGVYIGIRLLAAPFSLINYAILGYVLGRGEGGLGLVLQLVLNGINIALCILLGLELGWGVAGVAWATVTGEFLAMLLGLAIVIRRFSASPPVPRQRLLDMSAFLRMLSLNRDIMIRSFSLLAAFGLFTRQGAQFGTVTLAANAVLMNFFLVAGYFLDGFATAAEQLAGRAVGARAEHPFRRAVRLTLFWGFGLAGAATLVLLLAGANLVAVVTTSQEVRSVADTYLPWAAFTALSGVLAFQMDGVFIGATWSRDMRNMMLLSFLAFAAALITLAPAFGNHGLWAALHVFLLVRGLSLLAILRLRLRTAFS, from the coding sequence TTGGAGAAGGGTGCAATCCCAGCCGACGCCGGATCCCCAATCGTTCCCGGATCCTTTGTCGTCACCAACCGCACGGTGCTCGTCATCGCCGTGCCGATGACGCTCGCCTACCTGACGACGCCGCTGCTCGGCATGGTCGATACGGCTGTTGTCGGACAGCTCGGCGACGCCGCCTTGCTTGGCGGCCTGGCGGCAGGCGCGCTGGTCTTCGACGTCGTCTTCACCACCTTCAATTTCCTGCGCTCCGGCACCACCGGTCTGGTCGCCCAGGCTTTCGGGCGCAACGACGCGCTGGAGGAACAGGCGGTGTTCTGGCGCGCCGTGCTGATCGCTGTTGTCGCCGGCGTCGTGCTGGCTGCGCTTTCGCCGCTGATCGCGGCCGGCGGGCGGTGGTTCATGGATGCCGGGCCGCGCGTCAGCGAGGCGATGGGCGTCTATATCGGCATCAGATTGCTCGCGGCACCATTCTCGCTGATCAACTACGCCATTCTAGGCTATGTCCTCGGCCGAGGCGAGGGCGGTCTCGGGTTGGTTCTGCAGCTGGTGCTGAACGGCATCAACATCGCGCTCTGCATCCTGCTTGGGCTGGAGCTTGGCTGGGGCGTCGCCGGCGTCGCATGGGCAACCGTCACCGGCGAATTCCTGGCCATGTTGCTTGGCCTCGCCATCGTCATCAGGCGGTTCAGTGCAAGCCCGCCCGTGCCACGCCAACGCCTGCTCGACATGAGCGCGTTCCTGCGCATGCTGTCGCTCAACCGCGATATCATGATCCGCTCGTTCTCGCTGCTTGCCGCCTTTGGGCTGTTCACCCGCCAAGGTGCGCAATTCGGCACGGTTACGCTGGCCGCCAACGCCGTGCTGATGAATTTTTTCCTCGTCGCAGGCTATTTCCTCGACGGTTTCGCCACCGCCGCGGAACAGCTCGCCGGCCGCGCCGTCGGTGCGCGGGCTGAGCACCCGTTCCGGCGCGCGGTGCGGTTGACCCTGTTCTGGGGGTTCGGATTGGCGGGCGCCGCAACCCTGGTGCTTCTGCTGGCCGGTGCCAATCTGGTTGCCGTCGTTACAACGTCGCAGGAAGTCCGCTCGGTGGCCGACACCTACCTGCCCTGGGCGGCCTTCACCGCACTGAGCGGCGTGCTGGCTTTCCAGATGGACGGCGTCTTCATCGGCGCGACCTGGTCGCGCGACATGCGCAACATGATGCTTTTGTCTTTCCTGGCCTTCGCCGCCGCGCTGATTACGCTGGCGCCCGCTTTCGGCAATCATGGGCTGTGGGCGGCATTGCATGTCTTCCTGCTGGTGCGTGGCCTCAGCCTGCTGGCCATCCTGCGGTTGCGGCTGCGGACGGCATTCAGTTGA
- a CDS encoding DUF952 domain-containing protein: MSQIIYKITPEGPWREAEANGRFTGAPIDVADGFIHFSTAAQVKETAAKHFAGQAGLLLVAIDGTSLGDALKYEASRGGALFPHLYGVLDLKAVLWVRPLPLGADGTHQFPALEAE; the protein is encoded by the coding sequence ATGTCTCAGATTATCTACAAGATAACCCCGGAAGGGCCTTGGCGCGAGGCCGAAGCGAACGGCCGCTTCACCGGAGCGCCGATCGATGTCGCCGACGGCTTCATCCATTTCTCCACGGCGGCACAGGTCAAAGAGACGGCGGCGAAACATTTTGCCGGCCAGGCGGGGCTTCTGCTGGTCGCCATCGACGGGACCAGCCTGGGCGATGCGCTAAAATACGAGGCCTCCCGCGGCGGCGCGCTGTTTCCGCACCTCTACGGCGTGCTCGACCTGAAAGCCGTGCTGTGGGTTCGGCCGCTGCCGCTCGGCGCCGACGGCACCCACCAGTTCCCGGCGCTGGAGGCCGAATGA